A genome region from Oenanthe melanoleuca isolate GR-GAL-2019-014 chromosome 2, OMel1.0, whole genome shotgun sequence includes the following:
- the EEF1E1 gene encoding eukaryotic translation elongation factor 1 epsilon-1 isoform X1 translates to MAVALPSAEPWRCPPMGRAVVAVLPPCPACPAEQDGGSGAGRGGAGAAGAAAGAAGREQVPVLQTNNGPGLTGLMTIAAHLVRQARKDQLLGSTAEEKAVVQQWLEYRVTRVHGGSSKEDTRTILKDLNVHLEDKVYLAGNIFTLADILMYYGLHHIMVDLTVQEKEKYLNVSRWFNHIQHYPGVRQHLSNVVFIKNRVYTNTH, encoded by the exons ATGGCAGTGGCGCTTCCTTCGGCAGAGCCGTGGCGCTGCCCGCCAATGGGGAGAGCGGTTGTTGCCGTCCTCCCTCCCTGTCCCGCGTGTCCCGCCGAGCAAGATGGCGGCAGCGGTGCGGGGCGcggaggagctggagctgctggagcggctgctggggctgccGGGCGGGAACAA GTTCCTGTTCTCCAAACCAACAATGGCCCTGGGCTGACGGGGCTGATGACCATTGCTGCCCACTTGGTGAGGCAGGCTAGGAAAGACCAACTGCTGGGAAGCACTGCTGAGGAGAAGGCTGtggtgcagcagtggctggaatACAGAGTGACCCGGGTACATGGAGGCTCCAGTAAGGAAGATACTAGAACAATTCTGAAG gatCTTAACGTCCACCTTGAAGATAAAGTCTACCTTGCAGGAAACATTTTTACCTTAGCAGACATTTTGATGTACTATGGATTGCATCATATCATG GTGGACCTCACAGtgcaagaaaaggagaaataccTTAATGTGTCTCGTTGGTTCAACCACATTCAGCATTACCCAGGTGTCCGACAGCATCTGTCCAATGTCGTCTTTATCAAGAACAGGGTATACACTAATACTCATTAA
- the EEF1E1 gene encoding eukaryotic translation elongation factor 1 epsilon-1 isoform X2, with protein MAAAVRGAEELELLERLLGLPGGNKYGVQGERKVPVLQTNNGPGLTGLMTIAAHLVRQARKDQLLGSTAEEKAVVQQWLEYRVTRVHGGSSKEDTRTILKDLNVHLEDKVYLAGNIFTLADILMYYGLHHIMVDLTVQEKEKYLNVSRWFNHIQHYPGVRQHLSNVVFIKNRVYTNTH; from the exons ATGGCGGCAGCGGTGCGGGGCGcggaggagctggagctgctggagcggctgctggggctgccGGGCGGGAACAAGTACGGCGTCCAGGGGGAGCGGAAG GTTCCTGTTCTCCAAACCAACAATGGCCCTGGGCTGACGGGGCTGATGACCATTGCTGCCCACTTGGTGAGGCAGGCTAGGAAAGACCAACTGCTGGGAAGCACTGCTGAGGAGAAGGCTGtggtgcagcagtggctggaatACAGAGTGACCCGGGTACATGGAGGCTCCAGTAAGGAAGATACTAGAACAATTCTGAAG gatCTTAACGTCCACCTTGAAGATAAAGTCTACCTTGCAGGAAACATTTTTACCTTAGCAGACATTTTGATGTACTATGGATTGCATCATATCATG GTGGACCTCACAGtgcaagaaaaggagaaataccTTAATGTGTCTCGTTGGTTCAACCACATTCAGCATTACCCAGGTGTCCGACAGCATCTGTCCAATGTCGTCTTTATCAAGAACAGGGTATACACTAATACTCATTAA